The nucleotide window TACTTATCAGAAAACTTAACATTAATACTAGATGATGAAGTTATGGATGAACTAAGAATATCATCCAGCCTAAAAGGACAAGTAGTAACATCAATAAGAATAACAGGTTCAGGATCAGGTTCAACAGAAAAAGAAGCAAGAGCAAACACATTAAGAGAAATGAGGAACTTACAAGCAATACTATCAACAGGGAGCTTACCAGTAAGATTAGAAGTAGTTAAAACAGACTCTATAAGCCCGGCACTAGGCGCAGGATTCATAAAAAACGCAGTAATAGCGGGCATATTCGCAATAATAGCTGTGTGTGCAATAATTGCAATAAGATACAAAGAATGGAGAATAACAATACCTATAATAATAACGATACTATCAGAAGTAATACTAATACTAGGATTCGCAGCACTCATAGGATGGAGAATGGATATCGCGGCGATAGCAGCAATAATCATCGCGGTAGGATCAGGAGTAGACGATCAAATAATAATAAGTGACGAAACACTAAAAAGAAAAAAACAAAAATCAAAAGAAGAAACAGAATCATGGAAAAAAAGAGTAGCAAGAGCATTCTTCATAATAATGGCTGCGTACTTTACACTAGCAGTAGCAATGATACCATTACTATTTGCAGGAGCAGGACTACTAAAAGGATTTGCACTCACAACAATAGTAGGAATAAGCATGGGGGTGTTCATAACAAGACCAGCATTCGCACAAGTACTTGAAATAATAATAGACGAATAAAAAAAAACTTTTTTTTGAGTTGCAAAACAAATGGAAAAAACAGAAACACCAAGATTTCCTTTAATAGACATGTACAAACAAGATATTTCTATAACACTAAATGACTTAATAAAATACGTAAAGAACCCAATAAATAACATGTCAGAAGAACTAAGAAGAAATAAAGACTACGAAGTATTACAAAATTCAACAATTAAACAATTAGAAAAAATAGTTCAACAATACGACATGAAACAAAACCAAGAACTAAACTGCGCAACGTTTCAAGGAAAAAGAATAAGCACAGTAATAAACAATTATGATAGAGGACTGTGCGAGATAATATCAAGAGTTGTAGGAAAAGGAGTAACAAATTTTTTACAAAACAACCACGTAAACGGCAGCACAAAGTATGCCGCGAAAAATAACAAAAAAGTTTCTTAAAACACAAAAAATAGAAAACCATATTAAAACAGAAACATTACCAATTCTAATGAAAAACCAAATAGAGCTAATGGCGCCAGCAGGATCATGGGAATCACTACGCGCAGCGATACAAGCAAAAGCAGATTCAGTCTATTTCGGAATAGACAAAATGAATATGAGAGCACGCGCAGCAAATAACTTTCAAATAAAAGACATAAAAAAAATAATGAAGATTCTTCATGAAAACAACATGAAAGGATACTTAACTCTGAACATAGTGGTTTACGACGACGAATTAAAAGAAGCTAAAAAAGTTCTAAAAGAAGCCAAACTCGCGAAAGTAGACGCAATAATAGCATCAGACCTAGCAATAATAACAGAAGCAAAAAAACAAAGCTTAAACGTTCATTTAAGCACACAAGCAAACATCTCAAACACTGAAGCAATAAAATTCTACTCAAACTACGCAGACACAATAGTTCTAGCAAGAGAATTAACACTGAAACAAATAAAAAAAATAAATGATGAAATAAAAAAACAAAAAATAACCGGACCAAATAAAAAATTAATAAAAACAGAAGCATTCATACACGGAGCACTATGCATAGCCATATCAGGCAAGTGCTACATGAGCTTAGCAACTTACGGACATTCAGCAAACAGAGGAGATTGTTTACAAACATGCAGAAGAAAATACAAAGTACTAGATGAAGAAACAGGACAAAAACTAAGGTTAGAAAACGAATACGTAATGTCTCCAAGCGACTTATGCACCATAACTATTCTAAAAAGAATAATAGAAACAGGAATCTCAATCATGAAAATAGAAGGAAGAGGAAGAAGCCCAGAATACGTATACGAAGTAACCAAGACGTACAGAGAAGCACTAGAATTAATAAAACAAAACAAATACACAGAAGAAACAGCACAGAAATTAAAGAAAAACTTAGAAAAAGTCTTCAACCGCGGATTCTGGGAAGGAGGATACTACTTAGGCACAAAAATAAACGAATGGTCCAACACTTACGGCTCAAAAGCCACACAAACAAAACAACTAGTAGGAAAAATCATTAATTACTACGAAAAAAAAGAAGTAGCATCAATACTCGTAGAATCAACACCATTCAAGAAAAAAGACCAAATCTTAATAATAGGACCAACAACAGGAATAGTGAACTTTGTTTGCGACGAAATACAACAAGAAAATCAAACAATAGAAAAAGCAAACAAAAACGAGTTAGTATCAATAAAAGTGCCTTGCAAAATAAGAAAAAACGACAAAGTATACGTAATCAAGAAAAAAAATATTTACTAAAGAATAAAATATATAAAATAAATCAAGTTCTTAAAAACAAAAGGGCTTGTGGTCTAGTGGCTATGACATCCGCTTGACTCGCGGAAGATCCCCAGTTCGACTCTGGGCAGGCCCATCAAAAAAAAATGATACAATTAGTAGAAACCCTATTAACAACGGAAGTCCACGGAAACATGGTACAAGACTACTTAGTAGCCTTATTAATAATGACCTTAATATTCTTAGGACTCACATTAATCTCCTATTTATTCAAAAAAATACTAAAAAAAATAGATAAAAAAAACCCAGAAAAACAATTATTCTTCCTAAAAATAATGGAAGCATTCACATGGCCTTTGTTCTTAGTTATAGGACTAAGTATTGCGTCAGTATCCTTAGAAAGAACAGAAATAGTATCAAAGATTTTAAGATACGCTTTAGCAATAATAATAACAGTATACATAACGAAAATAGTAATAAAAATAATTAATTATGTGTCTTCAAAACTAATAGAAAGAAATAAAGACGAAAATGGAAAAGACCCAGCAGCGATAGAAATAAGCGCAAAACTATTATCGATAGCAGCGTGGATAATAGCAATAATAGCGATACTAACAATGTTCCAAGTAAATCTAGGAACAATAATAACAGGATTAGGACTTGCAAGCGTAGCTATAGCATTCGCTTTACAAAACGTGCTATCAGACGTATTCGCATCAATATCAATATATTTTGACAAACCATTCGGAAAAGGAGACTTCATCAGTACAGGAACAGACATGGGCTTCGTACAAAAAATAGGAATAAAATCCACGAGAATAAAAACATTGAACGGAGAAGAACTCATCATTTCTAACAGAGAACTAACAGAATCAAGAGTAAGAAACTTCAGACACATGGAAAAAAGACGCGTAGCACTCGAAGTAGGAGTACAATACGATACGCCTGTAGAAAAATTGCAAAAAATACCAAAAATAATAGAAAAAATACTAAACAAAATAGAATCCGCGGAATTATCAAGAGCTCACTTCAAAACATTCACAGATTCAAACATGCAATTCGAAGCAATATACTTCATAAAAAATAAAAATTATCAACTATACATGGACACACAACAAACAGTGAACTTAGAATTAGTAAAAGCATTTAGAAAAGAAGGAATACAATTCGCATTTCCAACAAGAACTATACACATGTACCAAGAAAAAAAGAAAAAGAAAAAATAATTATTTAGATTCAACCCATCTCTTAACTTTACCACATCTCGAACATTTCTTTTTAACATCATAAACACTAGATTTGAAACCATGACTAACTCTAACAGGATTATTCCAAGAATGAATACCTAACCAACAAAACCACTTTAACATCAAAATCACCACTAACGTTGCTTAAATTCAGGCTTAGAATCCAAAAAAAGCTTTAACTGATTATCAATCTTAGGCTTAGCCCGCTTACCAAGCTTATAATAAGTCTTCTCAGCTTCAGTACCCCAAGAAAAATCACCATGCTCTTTCTGAATTTCCGCGATTTCAAATTCATCAGTTTCAAGACCTTTTTTCAAATGATAATAAATAGCACGAAGAGTAACAGGAGCATAAACGTTCTTATAAACCTTATAAATATGATATCCATGAGCAGAACCAAGAAAATAAAGAATTTCTATCATGTTCTGCCTTACTTTACTACCGATAGGTCTGCCTCTAACCATACAAATTCATTGATTTACACGTTTAAAAACTTTTCTAAATTAACTTCAATAATGAAAATAATTGATTTTGAAACTACTCGTGAATGAAAAAATATATAAGATAAAACGATTTAACCAACACAATAAACAACAAAAAAACAATTTGAGGGTGCTAAATGAACAAAAAAAACAAACTCCAACTAATAATTATATCAATACTAATAATCTTACTTGCTAACATAACAGTGGCAGAAACGCCAACAATAAAAGAATACCAAAAAGAAAACACGTACGTATTAGCACCACAACAAAACATAGAAACAACAATAAACGGAGACTTATTCTTATTAACAGCAGAATCAAACATAGAAGGAACAATAAACAAAGACTTAAACGCGATATCCTCAAAAATAAACATACAAGGAATAATAGGAGACGACTTAAGAATCATAGCAATGGAAACAAAACTAAACGTTTACGTATTCAACGAACTAAGAATAATAACAGATAAAATAGAAACAAGCAACACAACAATAATAAACGGAAAAACAACAATAAAAGCAACAAACGCAAAAATCCAAGGAACATACAACGAAGACGTAACAATAAACACACAAAAACTAGAATTAAACGCGATCATAAATGGAAATGCTAAACTCACAGGACAAATAATAATAAATCCAGAAACAAGAATTAACGGAAACCTAGAAGTAACAAAAGGAACTAACATACCAGAAAACGTCGTAAAAGGAACAATAACATACACAGAAAAACCAAGAATAACAACAAAAGAACTACTACTAGGAAAAATAACACTATTACTAATCATAATAATACTGGCAGCACTAATACATATTACACTACAAAAACCAACAGACAAAATAATAGAAACAACAACACAAAAACCAATAAAAACACTACTAATAGGAATACTAACAATAATACTATTACCAACAATCTCATTAATATTACTAATATCAGTAATAACAGCACCAATAGGACTACTACTAATCCTAGGACTAATGGCTGTACTAATAATAACGCCGGCATTCACAGCTCTACTAATAGGAAAACAAATAATGGAAATGATAAGACCAAGAAGAGAAATAAGATTAGAAATACTAATAGGAGCACTAACATTAGTAATGCTAAGCTTCATACCAGGATTCATGATACTAGCAACAATACTATTCTACGCATTACTAACAGGAACAACTATTTTACTGCTTATACCAAAAAGAAAAAAGAAAGCAAAAAAATCAAAAAAAAAGAAATAAAAACAAATGAAACTAAACAAAACCCTCAGCTTAATAATGGCTTTGTATTTAACCTATTCTTGTTCAACACAACAAAACATACCAATAAAAAAAACAGAAAACAAAGAAGAACAAAGAAAACAAGAAATAATAACAGACATATTAAACTTTAAAGGACAAGACACAATACTTTTTAATAACTACAAAAAAGAAATAAAACTAACAAGACACGAAGACAGATACGTCTTGTATTCCAGGGATTTGTATTATGACGAAGACTTCTTAATTAAAACAATGAACAAATCATTAGAAGAACTAAGAAACCAACCAAGCTACGACATAGAACTAGCAAGAAAATACGTAGAAATAAAAAACATAACAAAAAACAGAGACATAACCAAAGATGACTTGCCAATAAAACAAATAATACAAGAACTAATAACTCCACAAAGACTTCTAAAATATAACATAGAAAAATACGTGGACGCAATAATAACACTAGAACCAGAATCAAACATAGCAAATGATTACGCAGTACATGGAGGTGCGAGAAATCACTTAATACAAATAAAAAACACAGCACAAGAAATGTCACAACAACAAAACAACAAAGAATTAGAAACACTAATAAAAGAACTAGAACAAAGATTAGAACTAAATCAAAGAGACACAAAAAATAACAACCAAGAATTATACCGAGGAATATACAAAGCAACAAACCAAGAAGGAAAACAAGTATACGTAGTAGTGGCAGAAATAACAGACCCAAAAAAAGGCGAAATCGCAAGAGAATTCACAGCAATAAATACCGCAACAGAAACATTCCTAAAGTATTCATTAGAAGTATTAACAGAACAAGCAAAAATAAAAAGAAGAAACAAATTAATGTTCGAAATACAACAAAGACCAACAATAACACAAAGACGAAACGACGTTTACGAAATAACCATGATATTCCACAAAGTAGGAACACAAAAACAAAACCAAGCAATACTAGAAAGCATCAAGAAAACATATGATTTACAAAAAGAAACACAAGGAAAATACATAAACACAAAATATGTGCCAAACACAAAAAAATTCAGAATTAAACAAAAAAAATAAAATCACTTAAAATTAACAATATTAAGATCAACACCATACTCTTTCTTAAACGACCAAAAATTACTATAAATAGCAGGCAAAGCAAAAATATCAAAAACACGAGCTCTTAACTCCAAATCAGTATCATTAATGTAAAGATCATTTTTAACAGAAAAAATCAATTCATTACGAATAAATTCTCTACCAAACAAATTCTTCTTTTTAACATCTTTAAAAATATAAGTTTCAGGAACAGAATCTAAATCAAAAATATTAGAGTAAGCAAGAGAATGAGTCAAACAACAAACATTTTTATCAGGAACAAAAAAATCAACATAAAAAGAATCACTAGAAGAACTTTGTAAATCAACAACTATGTTATTCATCACGTCACTTAAATCTTTACTGAACTTTTCCCTATCAATTCTAGATTTTTTAATTTTTGCAAACGCATTCATGAAATTAAGAATCAAAAACAATATATAAACTTTTCTTTTTTTACCACTGAAAGGTTTCAACAAACTAATTATTGGGTGAAAACCGAAAAACCTCTGAATATTCACACGAAGAAGTTATTAAAAACAAAAACAAACAAAAAAATCATGAAAAAAAACTACTTAACAATTCTTATAATCATAATCACAATTTTAACAATAAATACTTCAGCAGAAACCATAACTAGAGACGTAGAAATAAAAATAATACTAGAAAACCCCGAACCAAACCAAAACCACACAAAAATATTCAAAGTAGAAAACCTAGATCACGAAACAGGAACAACTGACTTACTACACTTCTTCATAAACGCAACAATAAAAAATAACGAAACCAAAAAAGAATGGAACACTACAAGAACAATAAACAAATACACAGAAACAGGACTAGGAACAATAAACCTAGAACCAGGAAAATACGAATTATGCGTAGAACTCACACCCCTAAACTTTGAAGATACTAATTTAAGCAACAACAAAGATTGCAAAAACATAACAACAACAGAGTTAAAACCAATAAATGAAACAACCGAAGAAAACAACGAAGAAACACCAATAATAAACGAAACAAAAAATATGTGTGACTGCAAACTAGAAATCATAACAGAAAAAAACATATACGAAAACGGAGAAACAATAAGCTTCATCATAAAAGACTGCTCAAACACAACCAAATACGAAGAAGAAATAGAATACTGGGTAGAAAACATATTTGGAGAAATAACAAAAAACAAACTAGAAACAACAACGAAAACACCAAAATCATACACTCCAAGAATACAAGAATCAGAAAAAACATTTCTAATAAAAACAAAAATAAACAATTGCACACAAATCCACAAAAAAATAATAACAATAAGAAACCAAGAAGAACAAGAACCAAAAAACACAAACATAGAAATAACAACACAAAAAGAAGCAAAACCAGGAGACATAATAATTTTAGAATTAAAAGGATACAAAGCAAAAACCCTGAAAACACTAATAAATATACAATTAGAATTACAAGGAAAAAAACAATCAGAAACACTAAAAGTATATGTACAAAAACAAAACACTGATTTTCACTTAAGAATACCATTCCAAATACCAACAAAATTACCAGAAGGACTAAAAGAATACGAAATAACCGCGGAAGGACTAGACACACAAAACACCACTATGATAATAATTAACAAAGAAGAAAAAGAACCAGAAACAAAAATAAACAATTTATACACAAGAAAACAAAAATTCGAAGAAGACATAAACATAATAATAAGCTGGGAAGGACCAGAAAACACAAAACTAAGAATAACAACACAAAAAGAAACAAAACTAATAGAACTAACAACGAAAACAGAAACAATACCAATAAGAATTAAAAAACACAACGAAACAATCATAGCAGAACTAATAACGAATGAAGAAACAAAAGACATACAAATACTACAACTAAACTTAGAAAACAACGAAGAAGAACAAGAACAACCAAAAATAGGCATAAAAGAAGAATCAGAAGAACAAAAAATCATAATGAACAATCAAGAACTAATAACAATACTGGAACAACAAGAACAACAAAAAGCAGAAATAAAAGAAGAATCAGAAGAACAAAAAACTATAACAGCAAAAACAACAATGACACAAAACCAAATAAAAGAAAACCAAAAACAAATAATATTCATAATCATAACAACGATATCGCTACTAATATTATTCAAACAAGAAATAAAAAAATCAATACAAAAAATAACAAAAACTAAATCCTAAAGAATTTATCACCTTTCTTATCAAGAGTTTTCTCCTTAATCATAGCCTCAAGAACAGGAATAATACCTTCCTCAGAAATACCAACAGCCTTACCAATATCAGAAGAAGTCATCTCTTCACCACGCAAAGCAAGAAGAACAGCGTTCCTCATCAAAGCATTAAAATTAACCAACAAACCCTTAGACTCAGACTTAGCCTGCACCGTGTTCATATTATTCTGATGAAGCTGAGCCAACAATTCACCCATAAAATCAGACAAATCCTTATCCTTCATCACCACTTCCTTAGGAGCTTTAACCTCAATAGAAGCAGGAGAAAAATTAAAACCTATCCAAGACAATAAATTAACGTCTTTAATAAGCATCTCAGCCTCACAAAAAGTACCCCATAAACCATCGCCAGCATCCTCAGCGTCACCATAATCCTCCTTAAAAACATTAACACCCTTATTACTCTTAACGCCTTCCATGACCTTACGAACCATGGCCTCAACGTGCTCCTTAGGATTACCAACGACCTCAAACAAAACATTAATATGCAAATAACCTTGCTCCACGAATTCCTTAATTTCTTTTGATTTCATAAAACAACAAGAAACTCTTATTACTTAAAAACGTTTTGGCTAATAAATAAAACCAATAAAAAAGTTTAAAAACAAAGAACTCATCTCATGATTCATGGAAGACTGGAAAAAAATAGAAGCACTACTATTCGCATCAGGAAAATACATAACAGAAGAACAACTCATAACGCTATCAAAAATACCAAAAAACAAAATAAAAAAAGCACTAACAGACCTAAAAAACAAATACGAAGAAAACAACACTAGCCTAACAATATATAACGAAGCAGACGCGTGGAAACTAAACGTAAAAGAAGAATACACAGAAATAATAAAAGAAGTAGTATCAGACGCAGAAATGCCTCGCGCAGTAATGGAAACACTAGCAATAATAGCATATAAAAGCCCAGTTCTACAATCAGAAATAAAAGACATAAGAGGAACAACGTCTTACGATCACATAGCCCTACTAGAAGCAAAAGGATTCATAAACAGAGAAAGACAAGGAAGAAGCTACAAAATAAGACTAACCACGAAGTTCCACGAATACTTCGACATAGACGGAGACTCAAAACTAGCAGAACTATTCAAAGACGTCAAGAAACCAGAAAAACTAGGAAACCTAGAAGTATACGAAGAAAAAGACGAAAAAGAAGACAAAGAATTCGACGACAAAATAACTGAAAGAATGAAAAAACTAGAAAAAACCAATGAAGACGAAGAACAAGAAAACAATTTCCTAAACGAATTCGAAGAAAAATTCGAAAAAACCAAACAAAAAATAGACGAATCAGAACAAGACATACAAAGCTTCAGAAAAAGAACAGACGAAGACACAGAACAAATATTCAAAGAAAAACAAGAACAAGAAGAAGAAACAATAGGAACAACAAAATCCAAACAAATATTCGAAGAAAACCAAGAAGACGAAGAACAACAAGAAAACCAAGAAGATAAAGAAGAAAATGAAGAAACAGGACCCGAATTCTTAAAAAAAATAAATCAACAAATCGACGACCTAATAGGCACAAACACAGAACAACAAAACGAAGAAAACGAAGAACAAGAAAATGCAAAAGAAAATGATATTGTTAAAGAAAATCAAGAAGACGAAGATCAACACAAAAAAATAAAATAAAAAATATTCTAAGACTCAGTAATCAGTAGTGCAATAAACAGAACAATCAGGACTTGTAAGAACATTATTGCAAGTATTATCCCAACACTCCATACACATATTAGTCCAATAAGTACGAGTTTGACCTCCGCCATCTATACACCTATGACTACAATCTAATAATTCAACACATTCAACACAAGAATAACTAACACATCGACTATAAGTAAGACTTAAACAATTACTATCACTACAACACTCTATGGTGTATGGAGTTACATCAGAAGGCGCGTTGTTCAAAAAACTACTCCACTCACCACTACTACCAGTAGGAACAAACAAATTTTGACCATGAAAACTAACAAGCCTACGAAAATTCCCATGATAGCACCAATAATTATTAGTAGTCCCAGTATTTAATGTACAACAAGCCTGACTAAAAACAACAGATAAAGTACCCAAAACAATTAATAAGAATAAGGATATCAACAAAATTTTTCTTTTCTTCTTAAACATAAAAGTAATCAGTTCTTGAATATATAAAAACTTTTTTATTTTAAAAATTCCTAAAAAATAATTCAACTATTTATTTTCAATACATTATCAAAACTAATCAAAAACAAATACACTTTATTATTAATAATTATCATATTCTTCTCTAGAACCCCACTCATAAACATCCAAAAGATAAGACTCCTTATTAGATAAAGAATCATAATCACTAAGATAACCAATACGCTCTATGAAAATATCATTACGCTCATCCTCCAAAAGCATAAACTCATTATAAGACCAACCATAATGATTAACCTTGAATTCACCATCCTCATAATAA belongs to Candidatus Woesearchaeota archaeon and includes:
- a CDS encoding U32 family peptidase codes for the protein MKNQIELMAPAGSWESLRAAIQAKADSVYFGIDKMNMRARAANNFQIKDIKKIMKILHENNMKGYLTLNIVVYDDELKEAKKVLKEAKLAKVDAIIASDLAIITEAKKQSLNVHLSTQANISNTEAIKFYSNYADTIVLARELTLKQIKKINDEIKKQKITGPNKKLIKTEAFIHGALCIAISGKCYMSLATYGHSANRGDCLQTCRRKYKVLDEETGQKLRLENEYVMSPSDLCTITILKRIIETGISIMKIEGRGRSPEYVYEVTKTYREALELIKQNKYTEETAQKLKKNLEKVFNRGFWEGGYYLGTKINEWSNTYGSKATQTKQLVGKIINYYEKKEVASILVESTPFKKKDQILIIGPTTGIVNFVCDEIQQENQTIEKANKNELVSIKVPCKIRKNDKVYVIKKKNIY
- a CDS encoding mechanosensitive ion channel family protein, with the translated sequence MIQLVETLLTTEVHGNMVQDYLVALLIMTLIFLGLTLISYLFKKILKKIDKKNPEKQLFFLKIMEAFTWPLFLVIGLSIASVSLERTEIVSKILRYALAIIITVYITKIVIKIINYVSSKLIERNKDENGKDPAAIEISAKLLSIAAWIIAIIAILTMFQVNLGTIITGLGLASVAIAFALQNVLSDVFASISIYFDKPFGKGDFISTGTDMGFVQKIGIKSTRIKTLNGEELIISNRELTESRVRNFRHMEKRRVALEVGVQYDTPVEKLQKIPKIIEKILNKIESAELSRAHFKTFTDSNMQFEAIYFIKNKNYQLYMDTQQTVNLELVKAFRKEGIQFAFPTRTIHMYQEKKKKKK
- the scpB gene encoding SMC-Scp complex subunit ScpB; its protein translation is MEDWKKIEALLFASGKYITEEQLITLSKIPKNKIKKALTDLKNKYEENNTSLTIYNEADAWKLNVKEEYTEIIKEVVSDAEMPRAVMETLAIIAYKSPVLQSEIKDIRGTTSYDHIALLEAKGFINRERQGRSYKIRLTTKFHEYFDIDGDSKLAELFKDVKKPEKLGNLEVYEEKDEKEDKEFDDKITERMKKLEKTNEDEEQENNFLNEFEEKFEKTKQKIDESEQDIQSFRKRTDEDTEQIFKEKQEQEEETIGTTKSKQIFEENQEDEEQQENQEDKEENEETGPEFLKKINQQIDDLIGTNTEQQNEENEEQENAKENDIVKENQEDEDQHKKIK